Below is a genomic region from Hevea brasiliensis isolate MT/VB/25A 57/8 chromosome 3, ASM3005281v1, whole genome shotgun sequence.
tattattattattttccatgtttactcaattccaaaacttaagatttcgggcacccaaacccgtcatccaattcaaaggatttacatccatcgtgatctgattatatatgattcctataatggaacttgtatcctctccaggatacccgagccaattaCTCTCTactacactctacagtcccatctgggacactattccataagtcatcattattagtaataaccttcgatccattctgaaaagataggactatatcctaacttgctgcaacaaaggtactacatctaccaccttgccagaaccatgtcaagttaatgactcttttatcatatcatagctctataaatcatcaattcatagtttcaaccttctctaggtagtagagttgtactttattccatactgatacacacaagatatactattctcactctataagtgtcacctttactttgcaactagtccgaaacctctggtctgatggcaactcttgatgtaactctagctcatgtcagtaatcgagtcatcgactctagttatcacccatctgtgacctttcaatattctaactctagactcttagccaggagttcccaactcctctgcaaatatagaactctgttctggcataactgtaccaaaacagaagccatctcaaacaccctcattatggagcaccacgggatgcacgcagctctacataataatctcatgtcggtactgtaatctgcagctgacagtgcagacatcgagaacattgtatagttactacgatacgcccCGAtgcactaggtctcctaatttcttatctctcccgaatcttctattatcacaaacttattctgagtgggtcatctactgatgactgccagtagtggtatcctcatccttatctatggcaattgtacttttaagactcacttttatgtactcgtgtcttacacgaaatgggcacaccatttaaacccatactgacaaaaatataacatttcttggagtacgtatcctcatgatagatctcacatgtctactaactctatttcacatttctgtatactccacgaaaatcaagacactaactgaggtaatcttatattttccgaggtataacgtagaatctagaaacaaagaattacagaaaagacgaaatgtaatcctatactccgcatgtgactcctagtagactcttcccaacacttagataatttttccctatgaatctggagcctaagctctgataccacatttgtcacgacccaacctatgggccggaccggcactaggacctgggccagcctaaagcccccgaggcccgtagtaagccttaactattcattaacccaactctaaggcccatttgggcccaatatcaagaaaacaaacggacagagtccggccataaaatggactttccaacggggagttttagactcacccgacctgtaaactcAATAAACAAtacattggggagctcagctcaccctcctcatactcatcaacataagaATAAATTGGATCTcatctccctcatccaatccatcaaacagacttaaaatattaagttcacaggtccaacatgaatataatattacagaccaatttcaaataattactgctaacacatgcggaaattctaggagtaattaaaattacacaatattgataaacaacctgcgaggtaaaaaggcaggttaacccagaacaaaatatcctcctgtggcctgtaaaaatttttgaacaggagtgagcgttcgactcagagagtaaaatatcaatcttaactataatctctataactatctgaaactaatgcaacctgtagagtgaaatgcaacatacacaacattttcacatcataacatcaaaaaggtaatttggagcactcacacaccctgtagtatcaatcataacatatgggagctgatcccctatacagctctcttaaatccaacctggtgccagcgaattactcaagctcggacttccacttaataaccaaatcgagggtcccagcgaattactcaagccgtgactaccccgtcctatccatagtccacaccacatcacacgcacgccaacgcacgcacactgctccaaattaccacaacaacatccatggtacatcaacagttatgaatgcaacataaatcgtgcctagagtttaactacataaatatatgcatataagtgatgcatgggcatgctgaacatataataatatcgaaattataattaaaattaatattttactcacagacttgacgacaaattactgtggcggctgggcggaggaagaaggctgtcccggctcacctgacaatcatattacatttatttaatacaatctgactcaatacaaataaagaaaaagaccaattacgtcataagtcatgccgaaaattcggcagagtctcccctatacctaggacctacccaacctgtaaaatggctcaaaacacacttctatatccacaatccatatatccacaactcaatcacatcacacagccctcccgcccatcaaatcaatcatccatcacaatatgtaaaatttcaatttagtccttataattgatcatttttgcaaaaactgctcaaataagctctaaaaattataaaactttgccccgcggtccttagaaatattactaagctattgcaaaaagaatcgtaattttctaagctaccacgaatattttatggattttcaatcctatttaagcactagaaaattacgaaaaagcaaggttcgggtttacctttgccgattccgacttcgggaacgcgctcgggatgcctgacaatggtggggtagccaaaacctcgatccaattcggagacttttcggaaattcacagatccggacaactgtcgaatttccgcgaattgagatacctacacgaagcccaataataatatataaaaaatcaggggtgttacaatttctctctttttttattaTCAAGTTAAAGAAAACAAACAGAGGGTTAAACAATGAGCTGAATTTGGGTTAGGCAATGACTAGGTCCAGTACTTTTTATTATTCTTACCATATATTTGTAGGGTTTATTTGGATCGAAGTTTTAAACTCAACGCCTCAAAGTTTCAATTCTTCCTATAAGCAGATAATACGTACTCATAACTTTTTAATATATGTTATATTaactataaattttttaatatatttctatttaatataaattataaattaaaaaattttcaaacccATAAAAAATTGATCTTTCCAATAATTTATCTTTCTTAAAATTATTTTACCACTACATCCAATAATTAgtgatataaaatttattattttaattatattaattattttttttttaaattatgtgaTAATAAAAGCATGCTTATTTTAGACATTGAGTCTTTTTTTAATCTTTATTcaacttatttttttattaggCAATTGAGCAATCCAAttcaaacattttatttttcatattttcgtTTATTATTAGAAGgacgaggaaaaaaaaaaaaaaaaagagaaagaaaatctgCACGTGCTTTCTCTAAACGCACCGTCTAGGCAGCCAGAAAGATTCGGGAAAAAATTCAGAATGCACGCTCCTTAAAccctaaaaatgaaaaattgagaatttatcCATGATAGAAGAAAGGAAGTTCCAAAGAGGATTTTGATCGTTCCAAACTGTATATAAACTACCAACCCATCCGCATCCGGCTTCGACGAATAGAAGAGACCAGAAACAGAGGTTTTGAAACTGATTAGTGATAACCAACAAAATGCAGATTCTTTTCCGGAAGTTACTGCAGACCACAGCGTCATTCAAACAAGTAATTTGCTTTCTATCGAACACacttctcatctctctctctctctccccctcgctttttctttttttgtgtTTCTATTTGTTCTTTTGGATCGAATTATCAGGTGTGTAGTTTTCAATTAAGTTTGTTCAGGCATCAGTTGTAAGCTGTAATGCTCACTTCTTTTTTGGTGAATTTTGTTTTCAGGGTATTGGTCGTTGCACTTATTCTACCCATAAAGTCCTCGATATTGGGCAGCCAACACCCTTAACTCATCCTCAGGTGATACTGCTTAACACACACACTGCACAAACATGATCTAGCAAGCTGTTTACATTATCTATGCCACCATATGAAGTCATTTTTGTTTACCTCTGCAGTTACTTAAGGATGGGCAGATCACGCCAGGTATTTATAGTGAGGAGTACATCTCAAGAAGAAAAAGGTTGTTGGAGCTTCTTCCAGAGAAGAGTTTGGCCATCATTGCAGCTGCCCCTATAAAGatgatgaccagtgttgttcctTACACATATCGACCAGATGCAGATTATTTATATATCACTGGTTGCCAACAACCGGGTGGTGTGGCAGTCTTGGGTCATGAGTGTGGCTTATGCATGTTCATGCCAGAAGCAACAAAGCATGTATGCCCTTTCTTGTATGATAGAATATTTGACATAGCCAACCGGTTGTAAATTTTGGCCCTTTACAGGCTTGTGATCCGTCAAtaattctttattattattatttttttctgctTAAATAAAATGGTTTCTAACTTCATGAAAAAAGTTTGCTATGTCAGTTTATGCATTATAAGCTCTAACTGTGGTGGTTACATATTGTGGACATATAATACAGTTACTTGAATGGTTACTTTTCAATTTATGTATTCAGGATGTTATGTGGCAAGGGCAAGTTGCAGGAGTTGATGCAGCACTAGAAAATTTCAAGGCTGAGAAAGCATATCCAATTAGCAAACTGTGTGATGTGAGTTTTAATAAATGTTGAAATCTAGATAAATGCATCAATATGACCGTTCTCATAAGTTTGCTGCAGTTTCAGTTTTGCTTTTAGAAGTTTGTAGGATATCATATAATTTTTGTTGTTCCTAAGGTAGTCTTTTGTGGGGGAGAAAGGATATGCAGGGATATTGAATCAACTTGTTATCTTTTGGATGTTGGATAATGTTATCCCACACGGTGTCAACTGGTTACATGACAGAAAAGCTATATTTGAATTGATGTTTAAAAAATGGCAATTCATAAATGCTAGGCTGCCAGCTAGATATTATTATAAGACATATTGGAAAGCCTATGTACTGTATATGTAATTGAAATTGTCTGTCACAGGAATTGTCTAATAGCTATGCAGAAACCCCCTTTTTTGGTTGCTTACTTTTGATTAATGGCTGCAGGTTCTGCCAGATATGATAAGGAGAAGCTCCAAGTTGTTTCACAACATGCAGACAGCCACACAAACATATACAGAATTGGAGGCATTTCAAAAGGCATCTCTTGTTGGCAAAGTGGAAGACATCTCCAGTTTCACCAATGAGTTAAGATGGATAAAATCATCAGCAGAACTTAAGTTGATGAGAGAATCTGCATCAATTGCTTGCCAGGTACTTCCAACCATAAATTATCTCTAGTTCCATTGAATTTAGTCAATGAACTGTTATGGGATTGTTGTCCTTTTGCAATTAAATGACTTATTATAATCCTTTAAGtcattttttatttgtaataactAAAAAGATATTTATTGTGGATGAAAAGAAATGAATGGACATACATGAATGGTGACTTCTCTACTCTTGTGCAATGGTTATATTTATTTGTTGGACCTGAATCATTTTTTGTGGTCTGGGCcctttcttttagttctgcttaaGTCGGTTTTCTTCCTGAAATGGTTGATTGGATACGTTATTTTGCAATTTTTACACATACCTGTTATATACAAAATGGATTCATGGAATCTTTGACACATTCTGAATCTTCTATTCTTGGAATTAGGAAGGCTTACCCTTATAGGGATATGCCCTTACTGATTGGAATTTCATCTTGTATGGGTGGCGTTTTGTTGACATCAATGGGGAAATTGCTCACATGGTACTAATAGTTAACTTTTTTGGTTATCGCATAGGCTCTTTTGCAGACAATGTTATATTCCAAGACATATCCCTATGAGAGTATGCTAGCAGCAAAGGTTGAATATGAGTGCAGAATGAGAGGTGCTCAGAGGATGGCGTGAGATTCTTCATATCTTATGATCTGATCCaatgaaatgaatttttgttTGGGTGAATTCTATATTTATATTTGTTTTAATTATTGAGACATGTAGCATGGAATCAAGAACAATTATAACTTCATTCTTCTTTTAGTGTGCCTGTACCTCTATTAGTGATGATTTCTTTGTTATTGTATGCTTCACCAGATTCAATCCTGTGGTTGGTGGTGGGTCTAATGGGAGTGTCATACATTATTCCCGAAATGATCAAAAGGCAAGCTTTTCTATGGAAAGCTGATATGTAGCATTATGAAAAAATCTAATTAGTATTGTTTGATTCTGATCCTGAACTTCTATTTTGCAGATTAGAGATGGTGATCTTGTTTTGATGGATGTTGGATGTGAGTTGAATGGTTATGTTAGCGATCTTACTCGTACCTGGCCACCATGTGGTAGCTTTTCTTCAGCACAAGTATGCACTATTGATATCtgttgggaaaaaaaaaaaagaatacttattttatatttgaattttGGAACTATTAGGAACTTTGTtttgtttgaattttttttaaaaaataatttctgtaatgttatatatttatttatttttgcatCTCAATCTAGAACAAATCAGATCATCCTGCAACATTGCAAGTGTACTTCTTTTACAGCCAAACCTCACTTTTCTCATCCCTGACCCCATTGTTTACGTTTCTTTGATcaattgttatttttctttttcaagcTGCAAGATTTTGAAAACTGTGGGTTGTCAAAACCATCATCCCAACTGCAAATTGATTTTCTTGAACTTGTTTAGTAATATTCTTTTTATGTTCACGGATGGAAAATATAATTGGTTTCAAACTTGTAAATTGTGGGTTTATTTAAGATGTGGTTAAAACTGATGCACATGTGTGCATGCAaataaagagcaataaaaatgtaaacatTTTGAGGGGTTTAGTGGTGGTTCAAAAGCTTGTCCTTTTAATGGGACACTATTTTGCAGCATGTGTATGACTGTATGTATTTACTTTCCAGTGTGTCCTTGTATAGTACACTTATTAATTGCAGTCACTAACATTTTCTTATAATAGGTGCATACTTTTGTTTATGTGCTTACATAGTAGCCAAATATTGTCTAGGATGATGACCAACAACTTCTGACCCTCTTATTTTTATGTTAAGTGTGTAGAGCTTTCGTCATATTCACTTGAAGTCTTACTTCAGCAGTTGTAATTTATGAGCTGTTAATTTTGTCTTTGTCATTCAAGTgacttcaaacttttattttccagTACGAGCTCTATGATCTTATACTTCAAACAAACAAGTTATGCATAAATCTTTGCAAACCTGGTGCTAGCATTCGGCAAATACACAACTACTCGGTATGATTTCAGAATCTATATTTCTTT
It encodes:
- the LOC110671026 gene encoding intermediate cleaving peptidase 55, mitochondrial isoform X1 encodes the protein MQILFRKLLQTTASFKQGIGRCTYSTHKVLDIGQPTPLTHPQLLKDGQITPGIYSEEYISRRKRLLELLPEKSLAIIAAAPIKMMTSVVPYTYRPDADYLYITGCQQPGGVAVLGHECGLCMFMPEATKHDVMWQGQVAGVDAALENFKAEKAYPISKLCDVLPDMIRRSSKLFHNMQTATQTYTELEAFQKASLVGKVEDISSFTNELRWIKSSAELKLMRESASIACQALLQTMLYSKTYPYESMLAAKVEYECRMRGAQRMAFNPVVGGGSNGSVIHYSRNDQKIRDGDLVLMDVGCELNGYVSDLTRTWPPCGSFSSAQYELYDLILQTNKLCINLCKPGASIRQIHNYSVEMLRKGLKEIGILRDSGSSSYHLLNPTSIGHYLGMDVHDSFAVSCDRLLKPGVVITIEPGVYIPSIFDGPERFQGIGIRIEDEVLITETGYEVLTGSMPKEVKHIESLLNNYSHGRGMETQHNMQAASS
- the LOC110671026 gene encoding intermediate cleaving peptidase 55, mitochondrial isoform X2 → MQILFRKLLQTTASFKQGIGRCTYSTHKVLDIGQPTPLTHPQLLKDGQITPGIYSEEYISRRKRLLELLPEKSLAIIAAAPIKMMTSVVPYTYRPDADYLYITGCQQPGGVAVLGHECGLCMFMPEATKHDVMWQGQVAGVDAALENFKAEKAYPISKLCDVLPDMIRRSSKLFHNMQTATQTYTELEAFQKASLVGKVEDISSFTNELRWIKSSAELKLMRESASIACQALLQTMLYSKTYPYESMLAAKVEYECRMRGAQRMAFNPVVGGGSNGSVIHYSRNDQKIRDGDLVLMDVGCELNGYVSDLTRTWPPCGSFSSAQYELYDLILQTNKLCINLCKPGASIRQIHNYSVEMLRKGLKEIGILRDSGSSSYHLLNPTSIGHYLGMDVHDSFAVSCDRLLKPGDNN